A section of the Sphingomonas sp. LT1P40 genome encodes:
- a CDS encoding sigma-54-dependent transcriptional regulator has translation MADPQILFVDDDAALLEANVQTLELAGLTVRAFADAQTALGAVTRAFAGVVVSDIRMPGMDGLQLFARLRAIDPEIPVILITGHADVPMAVGALRDGAFDFLSKPFAGDHLVASVNRALAHRALVLDNRALREAAAAPQDSPLIGDSPAMVRLRETIAQVARADIDVLIEGETGTGKELVAAMLHRGSPRAARPFVAVNCAALPETYAEIELFGHAADAVPNGRFARTGRIEASNRGSLFLDDIDGMPLAVQSRLLRVIEEREVLPIGEQRPIPLDLRVIASVKYDLNVLIAEGRFRSDLYFRLNVVRLSIPPLRERRTDVAPLFASFVAEAIAQTGQDGFRITDGVRRHLVEHDWPGNVRELRNFAFSAVLDVADAQNWRDETPSLAERVGRYEEMLVREALGLTGGSVTRAMALLQVPRKTLYDKMQRAGITPGDYRRKG, from the coding sequence GTGGCTGATCCGCAAATCCTGTTCGTCGACGACGACGCGGCGCTGCTTGAAGCCAATGTTCAGACGCTGGAACTGGCGGGCCTCACGGTGCGGGCCTTTGCCGATGCGCAGACGGCGCTGGGCGCGGTCACTCGGGCTTTCGCGGGTGTCGTGGTCAGCGATATCCGCATGCCGGGCATGGACGGATTGCAGCTGTTCGCCCGGCTGCGCGCGATCGACCCTGAAATCCCGGTGATCCTGATTACGGGCCATGCCGATGTGCCGATGGCGGTGGGTGCGTTGCGCGACGGCGCGTTCGATTTCCTGTCGAAGCCGTTTGCCGGCGATCATCTGGTCGCATCGGTCAACCGCGCGCTGGCGCACCGTGCGCTGGTGCTCGACAATCGCGCGTTGCGTGAGGCGGCTGCCGCGCCACAGGACAGCCCGCTGATCGGCGACAGCCCGGCGATGGTGCGATTGCGCGAGACGATCGCCCAAGTCGCCCGCGCCGATATCGATGTGCTGATCGAGGGGGAGACGGGGACCGGCAAGGAACTGGTCGCGGCAATGCTCCATCGCGGATCGCCGCGCGCCGCGCGTCCCTTCGTAGCGGTTAACTGCGCGGCGTTGCCGGAGACTTATGCCGAAATCGAACTGTTCGGCCATGCCGCCGATGCGGTCCCCAATGGCCGCTTCGCGCGCACCGGCCGGATCGAGGCGTCAAACCGGGGGTCGCTGTTTCTCGACGATATCGATGGCATGCCGCTGGCGGTGCAGTCGCGGTTGTTGCGGGTGATCGAGGAGCGCGAGGTGCTGCCGATTGGCGAGCAGCGCCCGATCCCGCTCGACCTGCGCGTGATCGCATCGGTGAAGTACGATCTGAACGTGCTGATCGCCGAGGGGCGGTTTCGCAGCGACCTGTATTTTCGGCTGAACGTAGTTCGGCTGTCGATCCCGCCCTTGCGCGAGCGGCGTACCGATGTCGCGCCGCTGTTCGCGTCGTTCGTGGCGGAAGCGATTGCGCAGACCGGGCAGGACGGATTCCGCATCACCGACGGCGTGCGCCGTCATCTGGTCGAACATGATTGGCCGGGCAATGTCCGCGAACTGCGCAACTTTGCCTTCTCAGCCGTGCTCGATGTGGCGGATGCGCAAAACTGGCGGGATGAGACGCCGTCGCTGGCCGAGCGGGTCGGGCGTTATGAGGAAATGCTGGTGCGCGAGGCATTGGGGCTGACCGGGGGCAGCGTGACCCGCGCGATGGCGTTGCTTCAGGTGCCGCGCAAGACATTGTACGACAAGATGCAACGCGCGGGGATCACGCCGGGCGATTATCGGCGAAAGGGTTAG
- a CDS encoding sensor histidine kinase, whose amino-acid sequence MAAIALVLMAAVAFGATRWARGQAIAATDAAATQLAQGNAGLLTSELQKFRLLPLVLTQYPDVRAMLESRDSAAAERINARLELLAARTDAAAIYVIGADGLTVAASNYRLPSSFVGQNYGFRPYFRDALKSGQAELFALGTVSGRPGLYLAQRVGDAARPLGVIVVKIEFEAIQAGWARQPGTTIVTDRHGVAIITSRPDWRFLTLGPLSATAREAIRATRQYGDLPLKPLPLTVDGRGVREPEGRIAEATAPMAGARLRVLMPLAPALANANANARLMMLAALIAIAGVLLLVWRARERGMLQAAAQRALEVEVAERTAELRESNTQLEAESAERARADQRYRSAREELAQASRLGSLGQITAGVAHEINQPVAAIRSFAENARSFLIRGDANRAGSNLDRIVELTQRIGTITGELRGFARRRTPEIGAVQVGDAIDSTLLLIGDRVRTQGVALERTGDQGVAVVADRVRLEQILINLIQNALDALAGRDGAAIRIAVARDPDGVAIEVADNGPGVAAVLADELFMPFVTGRDEGLGLGLAIARNIARDFGGELSLVPSPLGGAAFRIELREATRG is encoded by the coding sequence ATGGCCGCGATTGCTCTCGTGTTGATGGCGGCGGTCGCCTTCGGTGCAACACGATGGGCGCGCGGGCAGGCGATTGCGGCGACTGACGCTGCGGCAACGCAGCTGGCGCAGGGCAATGCCGGACTGCTGACGAGCGAGCTTCAGAAATTCCGGCTGCTGCCGCTGGTGTTGACGCAATATCCCGACGTGCGCGCGATGCTGGAATCGCGCGATTCGGCAGCGGCGGAGCGGATTAATGCGCGGCTGGAACTGCTGGCGGCGCGCACCGATGCCGCCGCAATCTATGTCATCGGTGCGGACGGGCTGACGGTCGCCGCGAGCAATTACCGCCTCCCGTCCAGCTTTGTCGGCCAGAATTACGGATTCCGGCCCTATTTCCGCGATGCGCTCAAAAGCGGACAGGCGGAGCTTTTCGCGCTGGGGACGGTGAGTGGGCGACCCGGCCTTTACCTTGCCCAGCGGGTGGGCGACGCCGCACGCCCGCTGGGCGTGATCGTGGTCAAAATCGAGTTCGAGGCGATTCAGGCGGGCTGGGCGCGGCAACCGGGGACGACGATCGTCACCGACCGACACGGCGTGGCGATTATTACAAGCCGCCCGGACTGGCGGTTCCTGACGCTGGGGCCGCTGAGCGCCACGGCGCGCGAGGCGATCCGGGCGACGCGGCAATATGGCGACCTTCCGCTCAAACCCCTGCCGCTGACGGTGGACGGGCGCGGCGTGCGCGAGCCCGAAGGACGGATCGCAGAAGCGACGGCACCGATGGCCGGGGCGCGGCTGCGCGTGTTGATGCCGCTGGCACCGGCTTTGGCCAATGCCAATGCGAATGCGCGGTTGATGATGCTGGCGGCGCTGATCGCAATTGCGGGCGTGCTGCTGCTGGTGTGGCGCGCACGCGAACGCGGGATGCTGCAAGCGGCGGCGCAACGCGCGTTGGAGGTCGAGGTGGCGGAGCGTACGGCGGAACTGCGCGAGAGCAACACGCAACTGGAGGCCGAGAGTGCCGAGCGAGCGCGCGCCGACCAACGTTATCGTTCCGCGCGCGAAGAATTGGCGCAGGCCAGCCGATTGGGATCGCTGGGACAGATCACGGCGGGTGTCGCGCATGAGATCAACCAGCCCGTGGCGGCGATCCGCAGCTTTGCCGAGAATGCGCGCAGCTTCCTGATCCGGGGCGATGCCAACCGGGCGGGCAGCAACCTCGACCGCATCGTCGAACTGACCCAGCGGATCGGCACGATCACCGGCGAACTGCGCGGCTTTGCGCGGCGGCGGACGCCGGAAATCGGCGCGGTGCAGGTGGGCGACGCGATCGATTCGACGCTGTTGCTGATCGGCGATCGGGTGCGGACACAGGGCGTGGCGCTGGAGCGGACGGGCGATCAGGGTGTGGCCGTGGTCGCAGATCGGGTACGGTTGGAGCAGATCCTTATCAACCTGATCCAGAACGCGCTCGACGCGCTTGCGGGGCGCGATGGTGCGGCGATCCGCATTGCCGTGGCGCGCGACCCGGACGGTGTTGCGATCGAGGTTGCCGATAACGGCCCCGGCGTCGCCGCTGTGCTGGCCGACGAATTGTTCATGCCGTTCGTCACCGGGCGGGACGAGGGGCTGGGCTTGGGGCTGGCGATTGCGCGCAACATCGCACGCGATTTCGGCGGTGAGTTGTCGCTGGTGCCGTCGCCGCTGGGCGGTGCCGCGTTCCGGATCGAACTGCGGGAAGCGACGCGTGGCTGA
- a CDS encoding fumarylacetoacetate hydrolase family protein has translation MKLATLRTGGDGRLLIVSRDLQRGTFALGATTLQAALDDWGRVAPMLREQAGQLEAATEEGVAVDPAALDAVLPRGFQFLDASAFLAHNHILADAWGFEKRGEHEPPLMYQGISHRYFSPHEDVAFVNAAHDVDFEAEIGIITDAVPMGVTPDAALAHVKLIVIINDWSLRAFGPGEMKGGFGFIHAKPPSTLSAFALTPDELGDAWHGGRVHQPLSVWRGEALFGAPQGGAMHFGFGELIAHAAATRDLCAGTVIGSGTVSNYDAETVGSGCIAERRALDTIAGRPVTPYLADGERVRLSLGDPGLLGVIDQRVRVAMP, from the coding sequence ATGAAACTCGCAACGCTGCGTACCGGCGGCGATGGACGGCTGCTGATCGTTTCGCGCGACCTGCAGCGCGGCACCTTCGCCCTCGGCGCAACCACGCTTCAGGCCGCGCTCGACGATTGGGGGCGGGTCGCGCCGATGCTGCGCGAACAGGCGGGACAGCTGGAGGCAGCGACCGAGGAGGGCGTCGCGGTCGATCCCGCCGCGCTTGACGCGGTACTGCCGCGCGGTTTCCAGTTTCTCGATGCCTCCGCGTTCCTCGCGCACAACCATATCCTTGCCGATGCCTGGGGGTTCGAGAAGCGTGGCGAGCACGAACCGCCGCTGATGTATCAGGGCATCTCGCACCGTTATTTTTCGCCGCACGAAGACGTGGCTTTCGTCAATGCCGCGCATGACGTGGATTTCGAGGCGGAGATCGGAATTATCACGGACGCCGTGCCGATGGGCGTTACGCCCGACGCCGCGCTCGCCCATGTAAAGCTCATCGTCATCATCAACGACTGGAGCCTGCGCGCCTTTGGCCCCGGCGAGATGAAGGGCGGGTTCGGTTTCATCCATGCCAAACCGCCCAGCACGCTCTCCGCATTCGCCTTAACGCCCGACGAGCTGGGTGACGCGTGGCACGGCGGGCGGGTGCATCAGCCGCTGTCGGTGTGGCGCGGCGAAGCGCTGTTCGGCGCACCACAGGGTGGCGCGATGCATTTCGGTTTCGGCGAGCTGATCGCGCATGCCGCCGCCACCCGCGACCTGTGCGCGGGCACCGTCATTGGCTCCGGCACCGTGTCCAATTACGATGCGGAAACCGTGGGATCGGGCTGTATCGCCGAACGCCGCGCGCTCGATACCATCGCGGGTCGCCCGGTGACGCCCTATCTGGCCGACGGCGAGCGGGTTCGCCTGAGTCTTGGCGATCCAGGCCTGCTTGGCGTGATCGATCAGCGGGTGCGCGTGGCTATGCCTTGA
- a CDS encoding Crp/Fnr family transcriptional regulator, with amino-acid sequence MTMISGNEPLAPMLAKLNARGTLDDMDRAAVLALPYRLKSHDADGYVVREGDIATHSCLLRTGFAYRQKIVRTGERQICSIHLPGDMVDLQNSLLIVADHSVQCLTRADTALIPREAVIELAFRRPNVGLAMWYDTLVDAAIFREWTTNIGRRDARTRLAHILCEFAMRMAAAGLGDHTAYELPMSQQELGDCTGLTPVHVNRMLRSLEQAGLISRKQRAVSILDWDGLARAGDFDAAYLHLPNA; translated from the coding sequence ATGACGATGATTTCGGGCAATGAACCGCTGGCACCGATGCTGGCCAAGCTGAACGCGCGGGGCACGCTTGACGATATGGACCGCGCGGCGGTGCTGGCGCTGCCGTATCGACTGAAATCGCATGACGCAGATGGCTATGTCGTGCGCGAAGGCGACATAGCGACGCATTCATGCCTGTTGCGCACCGGTTTCGCCTACCGTCAAAAGATCGTGCGGACAGGGGAGCGACAGATTTGTTCGATCCATCTGCCGGGCGATATGGTCGATCTGCAAAACTCGTTGCTGATCGTCGCGGACCACAGCGTGCAATGCCTGACCCGCGCCGATACCGCATTGATCCCGCGCGAGGCGGTGATCGAGCTGGCGTTCCGGCGACCGAATGTCGGGTTGGCCATGTGGTACGACACGCTGGTCGATGCGGCGATCTTCCGGGAATGGACCACCAATATTGGGCGGCGCGACGCGCGCACCCGGCTGGCGCATATCCTGTGCGAATTCGCCATGCGGATGGCGGCGGCGGGGCTGGGCGATCATACCGCCTATGAATTGCCGATGTCGCAGCAGGAATTGGGCGATTGTACGGGGCTGACGCCGGTGCACGTCAACCGTATGTTGCGCTCGCTGGAGCAGGCGGGGCTGATTTCGCGCAAGCAGCGCGCGGTATCGATCCTCGACTGGGACGGTCTGGCGCGGGCGGGCGACTTCGATGCCGCCTATCTGCATTTACCCAACGCCTGA
- a CDS encoding dicarboxylate/amino acid:cation symporter has product MAIALDYAAEPAPPRGGWWTQLYVQVLIAIAAGVTIGYFWPGVGESLKPLGDGFIKLVKMIIAPVIFLTLVTGIAGMSELRSVGRVAGKAFAYFLFFSTLALIVGLIVANVIQPGAGMNIDPATLDTGAVDNYVQKAKDSSLVEFVMAIIPTTLLSALTGDSLLPVLLVSILFGISLSIVGEPAAPVRDMLERVGLVVFKLVGILMRAAPVGAFGAMAFTIGKYGIESLANLAGLVATFYLTSLIFVLVVLGTVARLSGFSILKLIRYLKAELLLVLGTSSSESALPSLMDKMERAGCKKSVVGLVVPTGYSFNLDGTNIYMTLAALFIAQACNVDLSLGDQIALLLIAMLSSKGAAGVTGAGFITLAATLSIVPSVPVAGMALILGIDRFMSECRSLTNFIGNAVATIVVARWDNALDRDALARALNAEPSPAPARVAAETDPD; this is encoded by the coding sequence ATGGCGATTGCACTCGATTATGCGGCGGAGCCCGCGCCGCCACGCGGCGGATGGTGGACGCAGCTCTATGTTCAGGTCCTGATCGCCATCGCGGCTGGGGTCACGATCGGCTATTTCTGGCCCGGCGTGGGTGAATCGCTGAAGCCGCTGGGCGACGGCTTTATCAAGCTGGTCAAGATGATTATCGCCCCGGTGATCTTCCTAACCCTCGTCACCGGCATCGCGGGCATGAGCGAGCTGCGCTCGGTCGGCCGCGTCGCGGGCAAGGCGTTCGCCTATTTCCTGTTCTTCTCGACCCTCGCGCTGATCGTCGGCCTGATCGTCGCCAATGTCATCCAGCCGGGCGCGGGGATGAACATCGACCCCGCCACGCTCGATACCGGCGCGGTCGATAATTATGTGCAAAAAGCCAAGGACAGCAGCCTGGTCGAGTTCGTGATGGCGATCATCCCGACGACCTTGTTGTCAGCGCTGACCGGTGACTCGCTGTTGCCCGTGCTACTCGTGTCGATCCTGTTCGGCATTTCGCTGTCGATCGTCGGTGAGCCCGCAGCACCCGTGCGCGACATGCTGGAGCGCGTCGGGCTGGTGGTGTTCAAGCTCGTCGGCATTCTGATGCGCGCGGCCCCGGTCGGGGCGTTTGGGGCGATGGCCTTCACCATCGGCAAATACGGGATTGAATCGCTCGCCAATCTCGCCGGACTGGTGGCGACCTTTTACCTCACGTCGCTCATCTTCGTGCTCGTCGTGCTCGGCACCGTCGCGCGCCTGTCGGGCTTCTCGATCCTGAAGCTGATCCGCTATCTCAAGGCCGAATTACTGCTCGTGCTCGGCACCTCCTCATCCGAAAGCGCGCTGCCCAGCCTGATGGACAAAATGGAACGCGCCGGGTGCAAGAAATCGGTCGTCGGCCTCGTCGTCCCGACCGGCTATTCGTTCAACCTCGACGGCACCAACATCTATATGACGCTGGCGGCGCTGTTCATCGCACAGGCGTGCAATGTCGACCTGTCGCTCGGCGACCAGATCGCGCTGCTGCTGATCGCCATGCTGTCGTCAAAGGGCGCGGCGGGCGTCACCGGCGCGGGCTTCATCACATTGGCCGCGACGCTGTCGATCGTGCCGTCGGTGCCGGTCGCGGGCATGGCGCTGATCCTGGGCATCGACCGCTTTATGAGCGAATGCCGCAGCCTCACCAATTTCATCGGCAACGCGGTGGCGACGATCGTCGTCGCGCGCTGGGACAATGCGCTCGACCGCGATGCGCTCGCACGCGCCTTGAACGCCGAGCCTTCACCCGCCCCGGCAAGGGTCGCGGCGGAAACCGATCCGGACTGA
- a CDS encoding nuclear transport factor 2 family protein, producing MNELERYAAKQEILDLLNARARGADRYDPVLMKACHPVDGTDNHGTYQGLMHGFIDSLEASRLNGPECFSKLHIVGNALFDFRDDSDVFCESYHVAHETFADGDGGRVFFHIGGRYLDTFRHVAGRWLIQHRDIVYDWSRVMPGTPPFWNPETQPAYLMGSRTSDDPLYATGSATRGALLSIRNIKEPNDMDAAIQQLLDKQAIAEILYNRARAGDRSDAELAHTCYHPGATERHGEFDGLATEFIDVVSFTRPKPGSPIKGMMHMVTNILSEFSDADHAFVESYHVAWCQMTDGTDAEIGGRYLDKFERRDGRWGIVHRDVIFDWSRMEPETAKFWERHPAKPFLFGKRGAEDPLYTYIERAV from the coding sequence GTGAACGAGCTTGAGCGATATGCGGCAAAGCAGGAGATCCTCGACCTGCTGAACGCCCGCGCGCGCGGTGCCGACCGCTATGACCCCGTACTGATGAAGGCATGCCACCCGGTTGACGGCACCGACAATCACGGCACTTATCAGGGGCTGATGCACGGCTTTATCGACAGCCTGGAGGCGTCGCGGCTGAACGGCCCCGAATGCTTCTCGAAGCTGCACATCGTCGGCAATGCGCTGTTCGATTTCCGCGACGATAGCGACGTGTTCTGTGAAAGCTATCACGTCGCGCACGAGACGTTTGCGGATGGTGACGGCGGCAGGGTCTTTTTCCACATCGGCGGGCGCTATCTTGATACCTTCCGCCATGTCGCTGGCCGCTGGCTGATCCAGCACCGTGATATCGTCTATGACTGGTCGCGCGTCATGCCCGGCACGCCCCCCTTCTGGAATCCCGAAACCCAGCCCGCATATCTGATGGGCAGCCGCACATCCGACGACCCGCTTTACGCGACCGGCAGCGCGACACGCGGTGCCCTGCTCTCCATCCGCAATATCAAGGAACCCAACGACATGGACGCCGCGATTCAGCAGTTGCTCGACAAACAGGCCATCGCCGAAATCCTATACAACCGCGCGCGCGCCGGGGACCGCAGCGACGCCGAACTCGCCCACACCTGCTATCATCCCGGTGCGACCGAGCGGCATGGCGAATTCGACGGGCTGGCCACCGAGTTCATCGACGTGGTCTCCTTCACCCGCCCCAAGCCCGGCTCGCCGATCAAGGGCATGATGCACATGGTCACCAACATCCTGAGCGAGTTCAGCGATGCCGACCATGCCTTCGTCGAGAGCTATCACGTCGCCTGGTGCCAGATGACCGACGGGACGGACGCGGAGATCGGCGGGCGCTATCTCGACAAGTTCGAACGGCGCGACGGACGCTGGGGCATCGTCCACCGCGACGTCATCTTCGACTGGAGCCGGATGGAGCCGGAGACCGCGAAGTTCTGGGAACGCCACCCCGCCAAACCATTCCTGTTTGGGAAGCGTGGCGCGGAAGATCCGCTCTATACTTACATCGAACGGGCGGTCTGA
- a CDS encoding cyclase family protein translates to MTRRFVDISVPLENDVASDPAPYRPKIEYFSHKDQVGELAKFFPGLTADQLPDEEAWSYERIDLITHNGTHLDAPYHFASTMNGGQRAIAIDEVPLDWCFRPGVKLDFRDFADGHVITAAEVEAELDRIGHTLQPFDIVVVNTRAGRRYGHDDYLAAGIGMGREATLYLLKRGVRVTGTDAWSWDAPFSHTAQIYAETGDASVIWEGHKVGRDIGYCHLEKLHNLEVLPPTGFTISCFPVKIHAASAGWTRAVAIFEDGA, encoded by the coding sequence GTGACGCGGCGCTTCGTCGATATCTCGGTTCCGCTGGAGAATGACGTGGCGTCGGACCCGGCGCCTTACCGTCCGAAGATCGAGTATTTCAGCCACAAGGACCAGGTCGGCGAACTGGCGAAATTCTTTCCCGGCCTGACCGCCGACCAGCTGCCCGACGAGGAGGCGTGGTCATATGAACGCATCGATCTCATTACGCATAACGGCACGCATCTTGACGCCCCGTACCATTTCGCCTCGACCATGAATGGCGGCCAGCGCGCGATCGCGATCGACGAGGTACCGCTCGACTGGTGCTTCCGCCCCGGCGTAAAGCTGGATTTCCGCGACTTCGCCGACGGCCATGTCATCACCGCAGCCGAGGTCGAAGCGGAGCTGGACCGTATCGGTCACACGCTCCAGCCGTTCGACATCGTGGTGGTGAATACGCGCGCCGGACGCCGTTATGGTCATGACGACTACCTCGCCGCCGGGATCGGCATGGGGCGCGAGGCGACGCTGTACCTCCTCAAACGCGGCGTGCGCGTGACCGGCACCGATGCGTGGAGCTGGGACGCGCCGTTCAGCCACACCGCCCAAATTTATGCCGAAACCGGCGATGCCAGCGTGATCTGGGAAGGGCATAAGGTCGGCCGCGATATCGGCTACTGCCACCTGGAAAAGTTGCACAATCTTGAGGTGCTGCCGCCTACCGGCTTCACCATCTCCTGCTTCCCGGTGAAGATCCATGCGGCCTCCGCCGGGTGGACGCGCGCGGTGGCGATTTTCGAGGACGGCGCATGA